In a genomic window of Caloenas nicobarica isolate bCalNic1 chromosome 1, bCalNic1.hap1, whole genome shotgun sequence:
- the APBB1 gene encoding amyloid beta precursor protein binding family B member 1 has translation MSGSLSKRSDLANDNSCVGLSPPGGAPGSTELRDAGGPPGEEPANAKWVKDGQNQLRRAAERDQNRNELGPPRPAELELSARNARNAAGGARPLLIPLRDEDEEEDEEDEEGDGDSTPVQSDPATGESEPSGERGPREPPRSASRLFGVRSGTASDEDSSWATLSQGSPGSSPDDADSFWTRNSFETDADLPAGWLRVQDTSGTYYWHVPTGTTQWQPPPGLPQGSAPGSPESSRCQDPPLAWTGFAPAERFGEGDFWKDPVEDEDDDPGVQDAEPPSPGPASPGGGTALAEEDKPGSKRFAVRSLGWVEMSEDELAPGRSSVAVNNCIRQLSLHQRGPPGAWGEGRAMLLLLENQTLKLLDPQDQALLHAQPVAAIRVWGVGRDSGRDFAFVARDPLTQMLKCHVFRCESPARNIASSLHDVCAQIMVERRSARGGPNGLSTDPARLVEIPFQVEFPAPKSEVVQKFPVCYLGCVPVAKPVGMDVINAALEAALAGGSREHWTPIVVNVAPATLTITHQQSEAVLCECRVRFLSFMGVGRDVRSFAFIMASAPGAFRCHMVWCEPNAAGLSEALQAACMLRYQKCLDARPQASSSCLPAPPADSVARRVGSSVRRGVQTLLGSLKPKRLGAQTP, from the exons ATGTCGGGGTCCCTGAGCAAGCGCAGCGACCTGGCCAACGACAACAGCTGCGTGGGGCTGAGCCCGCCCGGCGGCGCCCCCGGCAGCACGGAGCTGCGGGACGCGGGGGGCCCGCCCGGCGAGGAGCCGGCCAACGCCAAGTGGGTGAAGGACGGGCAGAACCAGCTGCGCCGCGCCGCCGAGCGCGACCAGAACCGCAACGAGCTGgggcccccgcgccccgccgagCTGGAGCTCTCGGCCCGCAACGCCCGCAACGCCGCGGGGGGGGCCCGGCCGCTGCTCATCCCGCTGCGCGacgaggacgaggaggaggacgaggaggacgaggagggcGACGGGGACTCGACGCCGGTGCAGAGCGACCCCGCGACCGGCGAGTCGGAGCCcagcggggagcgggggccGCGCGAGCCCCCCCGCAGCGCCAGCCGCCTCTTCGGGGTGCGCAGCGGCACGGCCAGCGACGAGGACTCCAGCTGGGCCACgctcagccagggcagccccggcagcTCCCCCGACGACGCAG ACTCGTTCTGGACCCGCAACTCGTTCGAGACGGACGCGGACCTGCCGGCGGGATGGCTGCGGGTGCAGGACACCTCGGGCACCTACTACTGGCACGTTCCCACCGGCACCACGCAGTGGCagccgccgccggggctgccccAGGGATCGGCCCCCGGCTCCCCGGAGAGCTCCCGCTGCCAGGACCCGCCG CTGGCCTGGACGGGCTTCGCCCCGGCTGAGCGCTTCGGAGAGGGGGATTTCTGGAAG gACCCCGTGGAGGATGAGGACGACGACCCCGGAGTGCAGGACGCGGAGCCACCGTCACCGGGCCCGGCCTCGCCAGGCGGGGG GACCGCGCTCGCTGAGGAGGACAAGCCGGGCTCTAAG cGCTTTGCCGTGCGCTCGCTGGGCTGGGTGGAGATGAGCGAGGATGAGCTGGCCCCGGGCCGGAGCAGCGTGGCTGTCAACAACTGCATCCGGCAGCTGTCGCTGCACCAGCGCGGCCCCCCCGGTGCCTGGGGGGAG GGCCGTgcgatgctgctgctgctggagaaccAGACGCTGAAGCTGCTGGACCCGCAGGACCAGGCACTGCTGCACGCACAGCCCGTGGCCGCCATCCGCGTCTGGGGCGTGGGGCGTGACAGCGGCAG GGACTTCGCATTCGTGGCGCGGGACCCACTGACGCAGATGCTCAAGTGCCACGTGTTCCGCTGCGAGAGCCCGGCCAGGAACATCGCGAGCAGCCTGCATGACGTGTGCGCGCAG ATCATGGTGGAGCGGAGAAGCGCCCGGGGGGGGCCCAACGGGCTGAGCACGGACCCAGCGCGGCTGGTGGAGATCCCGTTCCAGG TGGAGTTCCCGGCGCCCAAGAGCGAGGTGGTGCAGAAGTTCCCAGTGTGTTACCTGGGCTGCGTGCCTGTGGCCAAGCCTGTGG gcatgGACGTCATCAACGCGGCGCTGGAGGCAGCGCTGGCGGGCGGCAGCCGGGAGCACTGGACGCCCATCGTGGTCAACGTGGCGCCCGCCACGCTCACCATCACACACCAGCAG AGCGAGGCCGTGCTGTGCGAGTGCCGCGTGCGGTTCCTGTCGTTCATGGGCGTGGGCCGGGACGTTCGCTCCTTCGCCTTCATCATGGCCAGCGCGCCTGGCGCCTTCCGCTGCCACATGGTCTGGTGTGAGCCCAATGCTGCAGGGCTCAGCGAGGCACTGCAGGCGGCCTGCATG CTGCGCTACCAGAAGTGCCTGGACGCGCGGCCCCAggcctccagctcctgcctgcccgCACCCCCCGCCGACTCAGTGGCCCGGCGGGTGGGCTCCTCGGTGCGCCGGGGGGTGcagaccctcctgggcagcctgaagCCCAAGCGCCTTGGGGCCCAGACACCGTGA